A genomic segment from Malaclemys terrapin pileata isolate rMalTer1 chromosome 1, rMalTer1.hap1, whole genome shotgun sequence encodes:
- the LOC128830605 gene encoding myb/SANT-like DNA-binding domain-containing protein 1, translating to MQSSPAVMAVQSQNRKRVPAWTDREVLDLIAVWGDESVLSELRSKKRNAKIYEKISKDMSERGYSRDATQCRVKIKELRQGYQKTKESNGRSGSHPQTSRFYEALHSILGAAATTTPPLTVDSEDGILSTAGSSDMLADGEDEEGDEEDEAVDSAYNADFPDSQDLFITLTEIPYQPSPAVNPDTESGEGSATTSATVSQPSLASHSQRLAQIRRRKKRTREDMFSELMGCSRAQAAQQTQWRENLSQMHQAHMEREERWRQEDQQVTQTLLGLMREQTDTLRRLVDVLQERRQEDRAPLQSICNRPPPPPSPIPPSPKVQRRRGGRVRANSHSTPADSSSSRRLSFPKI from the exons atgcagagctctccagcagtgatggccgtgcagtctcagaatagaaagagggtcccagcatggactgatcgggaagtattggatctgatcgctgtgtggggcgatgagtccgtgctttccgagctgcgctccaagaaacggaatgcaaagatctacgagaagatctctaaagacatgtcagagagaggatacagccgggatgcaacgcagtgccgcgtgaaaatcaaggagctgagacaaggctaccagaagaccaaagagtcaaacggacgctccggatcccatccccagacatcccgtttctacgaggcactgcattccatcctaggtgcggccgccaccactactccaccactgaccgtggactctgaggatgggatattgtccacggccggttcctcggacatgttagcggacggggaagatgaggaaggagatgaggaggatgaggcagtcgacagcgcttacaacgctgatttccccgacagccaggatctcttcatcacccttacagagatcccctaccaaccgtccccagccgttaacccggacacagaatctggggaaggatcagcca ccacatctgcgactgtctcacaacctagcctggcatcacactcccagaggctagcgcagattaggcgtagaaagaagaggacacgggaggacatgttctcggagcttatgggctgctcccgagcccaggcagcacagcagacccagtggcgggagaacttgtcccaaatgcaccaagcacacatggaacgggaggagaggtggcggcaggaagaccagcaggtgactcaaacgctgcttggactaatgagggagcaaacggacacgctccggcgccttgtggatgttctgcaggaacggaggcaggaggacagagccccgctgcagtctatctgtaaccgccctcccccgccaccaagtcccatacccccctcacccaaagtgcaaagaaggaggggcggcagagtccgtgcaaactctcactccacccctgcagacagctctagtagtagaaggctctcattccccaaaatttga